The proteins below come from a single Hemiscyllium ocellatum isolate sHemOce1 chromosome 24, sHemOce1.pat.X.cur, whole genome shotgun sequence genomic window:
- the zgc:113436 gene encoding gypsy retrotransposon integrase-like protein 1 isoform X1 has translation MAEPGSKFGDIQRYLSDGRFPSTFCPAKKKNLKRYAQKFQLEGGCLYYVGPKKDEKREVVADREKRRQIFLECHFSDIGCHLGQKKTVHRIQSRYYWLGIVKDVVDWIKMCETCQHAEHYKNVNRKLPPFKVTRPWEILSFNLIGPFPETTCGNTYVLMVSDYFTKWVEAIPIQKKDALSVAKGLAATFYRFGASKDIFSNESRVFCDEVSKNLFERWNINHKVTPAEHFQHTGLDDRTNEILKAAIRNTVNSKQTEWDDCLDPVLFEFRTSVNSSTKFTPFFLLYNREARLLSEGKLEIANEYRSPETCGIKTESIDEFTNSVSEQQNAVKEMVIANMAAAHKREKKNAKRKARKGTGFIASEEVFPGNTNSTTKKHKKSHFLSFQIETTLSAEHSMNGGMA, from the exons ATGGCCGAGCCGGGCAGTAAGTTTGGGGACATCCAGCGGTACCTGTCCGATGGCCGCTTCCCCTCCACCTTCTGCCCGGCCAAGAAGAAGAACCTGAAACGGTATGCACAGAAATTCCAGCTGGAAG GTGGTTGTTTGTACTATGTGGGGCCAAAGAAGGACGAGAAGAGAGAAGTGGTGGCAGATCGTGAGAAGCGACGACAGATATTCCTGGAATGCCATTTCTCTGATATTGGCTGCCACTTGGGCCAGAAAAAGACCGTGCACAGAATTCAAAGCCGATATTATTGGTTGGGGATTGTAAAGGATGTTGTTGACTGG ATTAAAATGTGTGAGACCTGCCAGCATGCAGAACACTACAAGAACGTGAACCGTAAACTCCCACCCTTCAAAGTTACCAGACCGTGGGAAATTCTCAGCTTCAATCTCATTG GTCCGTTCCCAGAAACCACCTGCGGAAATACCTATGTACTGATGGTTAGTGACTACTTCACAAAGTGGGTTGAAGCAATTCCAATACAGAAGAAAGATGCTTTGTCAGTAGCCAAGGGATTGGCTGCCACTTTTTACAG GTTTGGGGCTTCAAAAGACATATTCTCCAATGAAAGCAGAGTATTTTGTGATGAG GTCAGCAAAAACCTTTTTGAAAGATGGAACATTAATCACAAAGTGACTCCTGCTGAACACTTTCAGCACACTGGACTAGATGACAGAACCAATGAAATATTAAAAGCAGCAATTAGAAATACAGTAAACTCCAAGCAGACGGAATGGGATGACTGTTTGGACCCTGTCCTGTTTGAGTTTCGGACATCAGTAAATTCAAGTACTAAGTTTACACCTTTCTTTCTACTCTATAATAGAGAAGCTCGGCTGTTATCTGAG GGAAAACTTGAAATTGCTAACGAGTACAGATCACCAGAAACTTGTGGCATCAAAACAGAAAGCATAGACGAGTTTACTAATTCTGTGAGTGAGCAGCAAAATGCAGTTAAAGAAATG GTGATTGCTAACATGGCTGCAGCTCACAAACGGGAAAAGAAGAACGCAAAGAGAAAAGCCAGGAAAGGAACTGGGTTCATTGCTAGCGAGGAAGTGTTTCCAGGAAACACCAACTCAACAACTAAAAAGCACAAGAAAAgtcactttctttctttccaaatTGAAACAACCTTGTCTGCTGAGCACAGTATGAACGGTGGGATGGCATGA
- the zgc:113436 gene encoding gypsy retrotransposon integrase-like protein 1 isoform X2 — MSDGKRSVCTQTEAPPGGRERYGDVYKYLSRGAYSRALGPLQRRSVRRLAANFRLEGGCLYYVGPKKDEKREVVADREKRRQIFLECHFSDIGCHLGQKKTVHRIQSRYYWLGIVKDVVDWIKMCETCQHAEHYKNVNRKLPPFKVTRPWEILSFNLIGPFPETTCGNTYVLMVSDYFTKWVEAIPIQKKDALSVAKGLAATFYRFGASKDIFSNESRVFCDEVSKNLFERWNINHKVTPAEHFQHTGLDDRTNEILKAAIRNTVNSKQTEWDDCLDPVLFEFRTSVNSSTKFTPFFLLYNREARLLSEGKLEIANEYRSPETCGIKTESIDEFTNSVSEQQNAVKEMVIANMAAAHKREKKNAKRKARKGTGFIASEEVFPGNTNSTTKKHKKSHFLSFQIETTLSAEHSMNGGMA; from the exons ATGTCGGATGGAAAGCGCAGCGTGTGTACCCAGACGGAGGCTCCGCCGGGGGGCAGGGAGCGGTACGGAGACGTTTATAAATACCTGTCCCGGGGGGCCTACTCCCGGGCCCTGGGCCCCCTGCAGCGGAGGAGCGTCCGGAGACTCGCCGCTAACTTCAGGCTGGAAG GTGGTTGTTTGTACTATGTGGGGCCAAAGAAGGACGAGAAGAGAGAAGTGGTGGCAGATCGTGAGAAGCGACGACAGATATTCCTGGAATGCCATTTCTCTGATATTGGCTGCCACTTGGGCCAGAAAAAGACCGTGCACAGAATTCAAAGCCGATATTATTGGTTGGGGATTGTAAAGGATGTTGTTGACTGG ATTAAAATGTGTGAGACCTGCCAGCATGCAGAACACTACAAGAACGTGAACCGTAAACTCCCACCCTTCAAAGTTACCAGACCGTGGGAAATTCTCAGCTTCAATCTCATTG GTCCGTTCCCAGAAACCACCTGCGGAAATACCTATGTACTGATGGTTAGTGACTACTTCACAAAGTGGGTTGAAGCAATTCCAATACAGAAGAAAGATGCTTTGTCAGTAGCCAAGGGATTGGCTGCCACTTTTTACAG GTTTGGGGCTTCAAAAGACATATTCTCCAATGAAAGCAGAGTATTTTGTGATGAG GTCAGCAAAAACCTTTTTGAAAGATGGAACATTAATCACAAAGTGACTCCTGCTGAACACTTTCAGCACACTGGACTAGATGACAGAACCAATGAAATATTAAAAGCAGCAATTAGAAATACAGTAAACTCCAAGCAGACGGAATGGGATGACTGTTTGGACCCTGTCCTGTTTGAGTTTCGGACATCAGTAAATTCAAGTACTAAGTTTACACCTTTCTTTCTACTCTATAATAGAGAAGCTCGGCTGTTATCTGAG GGAAAACTTGAAATTGCTAACGAGTACAGATCACCAGAAACTTGTGGCATCAAAACAGAAAGCATAGACGAGTTTACTAATTCTGTGAGTGAGCAGCAAAATGCAGTTAAAGAAATG GTGATTGCTAACATGGCTGCAGCTCACAAACGGGAAAAGAAGAACGCAAAGAGAAAAGCCAGGAAAGGAACTGGGTTCATTGCTAGCGAGGAAGTGTTTCCAGGAAACACCAACTCAACAACTAAAAAGCACAAGAAAAgtcactttctttctttccaaatTGAAACAACCTTGTCTGCTGAGCACAGTATGAACGGTGGGATGGCATGA